One genomic region from Sulfuriflexus mobilis encodes:
- the aprA gene encoding adenylyl-sulfate reductase subunit alpha, producing the protein MGYKTIIEDDIDILVAGAGLGGTGAAFEARYWGKNKKIVIAEKANIDRSGAVAQGLYAINCYMGTRFGENNPEDHVRYARIDLMGMVREDLAFDMARHVDSAVHQFEEWGLPIMRNEKTGAYLREGRWQIMIHGESYKPIVAEAAKNSADKVFNRVCVTHLLMDESKENRVAGAVGFNVRTGNYHVFKSKTVICGAGGASNIFKPRSVGEGAGRVWYAPWSSGSAYGLMIEAGAKMTQMENRIVLARFKDGYGPVGAYFLHLKTYTQNAYGEEYESKWFPALQEMVGKEYLDPEASHATHRPIPTCLRNHAIINEVNAGRGPIHMVTMEAFQDPHLEEIGWHNFLGMTVGQAVLWAATDVDPKYENPELTTSEPYVMGSHATGCGAWCSGPEDVSPDEYFWGYNRMTTIEGLFGAGDAVGGTPHAFSSGSFTEGRLAAKAACKYIDDGKANGIIVTDAQISRRKEEIYKPLETYTVGRNEIVAGSVNPNYINPRQGLDRLQKLMDEYCGGFGVNYMTNDKLLSIGLKKMAILGEDLEKVAASDIHELLRAWELKHRFLTSEAVFQHTMFRKETRWPGYYYRGDAMKVDDENWHVLTVSRRDPKTGEYTMEKAPLYHLVGDIEDKDLAKLKAEGHH; encoded by the coding sequence ATGGGCTACAAGACAATTATTGAAGACGATATCGATATTCTCGTCGCAGGTGCTGGCCTTGGTGGTACAGGTGCTGCTTTCGAAGCCAGATACTGGGGTAAGAACAAGAAGATCGTTATCGCTGAAAAGGCAAACATTGATCGTTCCGGTGCGGTTGCACAGGGTCTGTATGCGATTAACTGTTACATGGGTACTCGCTTCGGTGAGAATAACCCGGAAGATCACGTTCGCTATGCACGTATCGACCTGATGGGTATGGTCCGTGAAGATTTGGCCTTTGATATGGCACGTCACGTTGACTCCGCAGTACACCAGTTTGAAGAATGGGGTCTGCCTATCATGCGTAACGAAAAGACCGGCGCATACCTGCGCGAAGGTCGCTGGCAGATCATGATTCACGGTGAATCATACAAGCCAATCGTTGCTGAAGCCGCCAAGAACTCAGCTGACAAGGTATTCAACCGTGTTTGTGTCACTCACCTGTTGATGGATGAATCCAAGGAAAACCGCGTAGCGGGTGCCGTTGGTTTCAACGTTCGTACTGGTAACTACCACGTATTCAAGTCTAAGACTGTTATCTGTGGTGCTGGTGGTGCGTCTAACATCTTCAAACCACGTTCAGTCGGTGAAGGTGCTGGTCGTGTTTGGTACGCTCCATGGTCTTCAGGCTCTGCATACGGTTTGATGATCGAAGCAGGCGCGAAAATGACACAGATGGAAAACCGTATCGTACTGGCTCGTTTCAAAGATGGTTACGGTCCTGTTGGTGCTTACTTCCTGCATCTGAAAACCTACACTCAGAATGCTTATGGTGAAGAGTACGAATCAAAATGGTTCCCAGCTCTGCAAGAAATGGTCGGTAAGGAATACCTGGATCCAGAAGCTTCACACGCTACTCACCGTCCAATTCCAACCTGTCTGCGTAACCACGCAATCATTAACGAAGTTAATGCCGGTCGTGGTCCGATTCACATGGTTACCATGGAAGCCTTCCAGGATCCGCATCTTGAAGAGATTGGCTGGCACAACTTCCTGGGTATGACCGTCGGTCAGGCCGTATTGTGGGCAGCGACAGACGTTGATCCAAAGTACGAAAACCCAGAACTGACAACATCTGAGCCATACGTAATGGGCTCACACGCAACCGGTTGTGGCGCATGGTGTTCAGGTCCTGAGGATGTATCTCCAGATGAATACTTCTGGGGTTACAACCGTATGACAACCATTGAAGGTCTGTTTGGTGCAGGTGATGCCGTGGGTGGTACACCACACGCATTCTCATCCGGTTCCTTCACTGAAGGTCGTCTGGCTGCCAAGGCTGCCTGTAAGTACATTGATGACGGCAAAGCTAACGGAATCATTGTTACTGACGCCCAGATTTCTCGCCGCAAGGAAGAAATCTACAAGCCATTGGAAACATACACTGTTGGCCGTAACGAGATTGTTGCGGGTTCTGTTAACCCGAACTACATCAACCCGCGTCAGGGTCTGGATCGTCTGCAGAAACTGATGGATGAGTACTGTGGTGGTTTTGGTGTTAACTACATGACCAACGATAAGCTCCTGAGCATCGGTCTGAAGAAGATGGCTATTCTGGGTGAAGACCTGGAAAAAGTTGCTGCCTCAGATATCCATGAACTGTTACGTGCATGGGAACTGAAGCACCGCTTCCTGACATCCGAAGCGGTATTCCAGCACACGATGTTCCGTAAGGAAACACGCTGGCCTGGTTACTACTACCGTGGTGATGCCATGAAGGTTGATGATGAGAACTGGCATGTACTGACAGTTTCTCGCCGTGACCCTAAGACTGGTGAGTACACTATGGAGAAGGCTCCTCTGTACCACCTTGTAGGTGATATCGAGGACAAAGACCTGGCTAAACTGAAAGCAGAAGGTCACCACTAA
- the aprB gene encoding adenylyl-sulfate reductase subunit beta: protein MPTFVYMTRCDGCGQCVDICPSDIMHIDKTLRRAYNIEPNMCWECYSCVKACPHHAIDVRGYADFAPLGHSVRVHRDEEKGTIAWRIKFRNGKKDFDLLAPITTKPWGTCIPQLANEAAPADSMRDTQLLYNEPKYVAMNDNALMTLESNGLEIKEGVYY from the coding sequence ATGCCAACTTTTGTATATATGACTCGATGTGATGGTTGCGGACAGTGCGTTGATATCTGCCCATCTGACATTATGCACATCGATAAAACACTTCGCCGTGCTTACAACATTGAACCTAACATGTGCTGGGAATGTTATTCCTGTGTGAAGGCCTGCCCTCATCACGCTATTGACGTCCGCGGTTATGCTGATTTCGCCCCTCTGGGTCACTCAGTGCGTGTACATCGTGATGAAGAGAAAGGCACCATTGCATGGCGCATCAAGTTCCGCAACGGCAAGAAAGACTTTGATCTTTTAGCACCGATTACAACCAAGCCTTGGGGTACCTGTATTCCTCAGCTGGCTAACGAAGCAGCACCAGCTGACAGCATGCGTGACACACAGCTGCTATATAACGAGCCTAAGTATGTCGCTATGAATGACAATGCTTTAATGACGCTGGAATCAAACGGCTTGGAAATTAAAGAAGGGGTTTACTACTAA
- a CDS encoding FKBP-type peptidyl-prolyl cis-trans isomerase, with protein sequence MSDIIEDEKFVELNYKVVDDKTGDVLITVDYPLGYVHGVNDVMSEDVTKHLYGKKVGDVIEVPIDTTLLYGERDESLVFTDAIENVPEEYREIGMTITMENEKGEPKSFIVTRFDDKTLTVDGNNPLCGRDVTFVLEVLSIREATDEEIDLGGAVDADPDLNEILERAE encoded by the coding sequence ATGTCAGATATAATTGAAGACGAAAAATTCGTTGAATTAAATTACAAAGTCGTCGATGACAAAACCGGTGATGTACTGATCACGGTGGACTATCCACTGGGTTATGTCCATGGTGTCAATGATGTGATGTCAGAAGACGTAACAAAACATCTGTATGGCAAAAAGGTAGGTGACGTCATCGAAGTGCCGATTGATACAACTCTGTTATATGGTGAAAGAGATGAGTCTCTGGTGTTTACCGACGCCATCGAAAATGTTCCTGAGGAATATCGTGAGATAGGTATGACCATCACCATGGAAAATGAAAAGGGTGAACCTAAAAGCTTCATCGTTACGCGTTTTGATGACAAGACCTTGACCGTTGACGGTAATAACCCACTTTGTGGCAGAGACGTGACTTTCGTACTGGAAGTGCTTTCTATACGTGAAGCAACTGATGAAGAAATCGATCTTGGTGGGGCAGTTGATGCCGATCCGGATTTAAATGAAATTCTTGAACGCGCAGAATGA
- a CDS encoding DUF4279 domain-containing protein → MASNKGRAYFGLSGYHFDPRVVTQFIGLEPTSFDDAGMRGDLDKPVISSWEFSTETITSDTQELDIYKLLDDEILKKIEPTKDKIIEICKSHNLSPRIGIVLTLSIDKDETTPDVGFGARVIKFCSEIGAFINIDYELSERI, encoded by the coding sequence GTGGCATCTAACAAAGGACGAGCTTATTTTGGGCTCTCTGGCTATCACTTCGACCCTAGAGTAGTCACACAATTCATTGGCCTGGAACCGACATCATTCGATGATGCTGGAATGCGCGGTGATCTGGATAAACCCGTCATTAGCTCTTGGGAATTCTCAACAGAAACCATAACGTCTGACACTCAAGAGCTCGATATTTACAAACTTCTCGATGATGAAATTCTTAAAAAAATCGAACCCACCAAGGATAAAATTATCGAGATCTGTAAGAGCCATAATCTATCCCCAAGAATCGGTATCGTGTTGACCCTGTCTATTGATAAAGATGAAACGACACCAGATGTTGGTTTTGGCGCTCGCGTTATCAAGTTTTGTTCTGAGATAGGCGCATTTATTAATATCGACTATGAGCTTTCCGAACGGATTTAG